In Verrucomicrobiales bacterium, the genomic window GAACTCACCCTTCGCACGAAGCGTCCAATCGCCTTCGACGCTCACGATGAGATCGTGGTCACCGGCCGCTTTGTGATCGTGGACGGTCTGGAAGTCTCGGGAGGTGGTATTGTCGTCAACGACAACTATCCCCGTCGCACCTCGGATTCCCTGCACAAGAGCCACAACATCTTCTGGAGTCACGGCAAAATCACCACCGAGCAGCGCGTCGCGCGCAATGGACATCGAGGTCGCGTGGTGTGGCTGACCGGCCTCTCCGGTTCCGGTAAATCCACCCTCGCCACCGAATTGGAGCGGGAGCTGTTCATCCAGGGCAAACATGCCTACATCCTCGATGGCGACAACGTACGCCATGGCCTTTGCAAGGATCTGGGATTCTCGCCCGAGGACCGAACGGAAAATATTCGTCGAGTAGGTGAAGTCGCCAAGCTGATGGCCGATGCCGGCATCATCTGCATTACCGCCTTCATCTCCCCCTATCGCAGCGACCGCGATATCGTTCGGAACATCATGAAGCCGGGCGAGTTCGTAGAGATTCACGTGAATGCGCCGTTGGAGATCTGCGAACAGCGCGATCCTAAGGGCCTTTACGCCAAAGCTCGTGCTAACGAGATCAAGGAGTTCACCGGCATCTCAGCTCCGTACGAGGCCCCGTTGAAGCCCGAAATCGAGCTCTGCACCGACAAACTCAGCGTCGCCGAGTCCATCTCCAAGGTTCTCGAATACCTACATATGCAGGACGACGATGCCCCTGCAATGATCTAGAGCATCAAGGGTTGACTACGACTCAGGTTTTCGGTTAAACAAAGAACTTGGCTGTGGCCCGTTCGTCTATCAGTTAGGACGCAGCCCTCTCAAGGCTGAGAGACGGGTGCGATTCCCGTACGGGCTACCAATCTTAGTCATGCTGCCATTTCAGATCATCTTCAACCCCACGAGTGCGGCAGAGCTGGCAAAAATGCCGCGAGAGCTGCAGTTGGAGATTCTTGGACAGTTCCGAGGGCTCCCTCAGGCGGCGATGACCAGCGATTTGGAGAACCACGAGCGTTTCGGCAGGCTCGAAAGGGACGGCAAACTCCTCTACCGCTTCCGGATCGGAGATTACCGGGTCTATTTTGAGCGTCATGACCTTGGCATCGTGGTCCACCGGATCATGAACCGCAACACCCTGAAGGACTTCCTCTATCGCTCCAGCTTGCCTGTGCCGGAGGACTCGATGCTCCAGGAGAATCCGAAATTCTGGGAAACCATCGAGGCCGCGACTCGGGGCTCGAAGCCCGCTCGTTAGCATCAAGCAAATTCCCATTGTTTTCCCGTCCGGTGCCGAGCATTCTCGCACCCATGGCCAGAAGTCGTCGGATTACGAGCAAGGCGATCGCGTTGGGATGGGCATGGCTGGCGGTGACAGTCTCCGCATCCGCTGCCGACCTTACCCAAAGCCGGGACGTTTTTCAGCGAGGGGATTACCAGAAGGCAATCAGCCTGTGCCAAGAGGCTCTCAAGACCGACACCGGTGAGGAAGATTGGCCACTGCTCCTGACCGAATCGCTGCTCACCCTCGGCCAGTACTCCAATGCCCAAGCGATCATCACCCGAGCCCTGGAGCAGTTCCCCTTTAGTTTAAGGACCAAACTACTCGCCCGCGAAGTGAGTCTCTACAACGGGGACGGTACAAAAGCACGCGAGTATCTGGAAGAGATGGCTGGCTTGGCAAACCGCCGGCAGTGGGCTTACCGCGATGCCCAAAGCTTGGTCGCCCTGGGAAAGGCCGCCCTCCTCATGGGAGTCGATCCCAAGAAAGTCCTCGAAAACACCTTCGACCGTGCCAAGAAAGCGGATCCCAATCTCCGCGATGCTCATGCCGCTTCCGTTCAGGTGGCTCTCGACAAGAGCGACTTCGATCTGGCCGCCAAACTCGCCACCGAGGCCTTAAAGAAGTTTCCTAAAGACCCGGACTTCCACTACGCCCGCGCCCAGGCGCTGGCGGGCAGCGATCGCAAAGCGATGCTGGAGTCCCTCAGTTCCGCCTTGGAGATCAACGAGAATCATGTTCCCAGCTATCTGTTGATCGCCGACCATATGATCGATGCCGAGGAGTACGAGGAGGCTGAGTCAAAGATAAGCCGAGCTCTGGAGGTCAACCCGCATCATCCCTTGGCTTGGGCCTACCGCGCCGTCATGGCACATCTCAAGAACGAGCTGGCTCAAGAGGCGGATCATCGGAAAAAGGCTCTAGCTCACTATACTAACAATCCCGCCGTTGACTATCTCATCGGCCGAAAACTCTCCCAGAAGTATCGCTTCACCGAGGGTGCCGCCTATCAACGGCGGGCTCTGGCCTTCGATCCGGAGTTTACCTCGGCCAAAAGTCAGCTGGCCCAGGACCTTCTCAGGCTAGGGGAGGATCAGGAAGGCTGGACGCTTGCCGAGCAAGTTCACCAAGAGGATGGCTACGATGTCGTCGCTTACAATTTAGCGAACCTCAAGGACACCATGAACCAGTTCGCCACGCTCACCAACCAGTTCTTTACCGTGCGGATGGGAGCCTCAGAGGCCCCGATCTACGGCGATCGGGTCATGGCCTTGCTGACTCGCGCCCACACAAACCTGAGCCAAAAGTATGGCATCGAACTCCAAACGCCCACCTTCGTGGAAATTTTTCCTGATCAGAAGGATTTCGCCGTTCGCACCTTTGGCATGCCCGGAGGAGCCGGTTACTTGGGTGTGTGCTTCGGACGAGTGATCACGGCCAACAGTCCCGCCACCCAAGCCGGTCGTGCGGCGAGTTGGGAATCCGTGCTCTGGCACGAGTTCGCCCATGTGGTCACTCTCCAGATGACCAAGAACAAGATGCCACGCTGGCTGAGCGAGGGGATTTCGGTGTACGAGGAGCAGCAGAGCAACCCTGCCTGGGGCCAAGCCATGACCCCGCGCTACCGAGAGATGATCCTGGGGGACGACCTTGTGAAAATCGGAGAGCTGAGTGGGGCATTTCTGGCTCCACCCTCCGGCGAACACCTGATGTTCGCCTACTACCAGTCCTCACTGGTGGTTCGCTACCTCGTTGAAAACTTCGGGTTCGAGAGCTTGCTCAAGATCCTCCGCGATCTGAAATTGGGAGTGCCCATCAACGATGCCATTGCCAGGCACACGACGGCACTGGACAAACTGGAGACCAATTTCGCGACGTTTGCCCGAAAATTGGCGACCGAGCTCGCGCCGGGCCTGGAATGGGAAAAGCCCGAGGCTGAAGACCTGGTTTCCAAGGACGGAGAGCCCGCCGAATGGCTCCGTAAGAATCCGAAGAACTACTACGCCCTGCTGCATTCAGCCCGTGCCGATCTCAAGAACAAGCAGTGGAAGAAGGCTCAGGAACCGCTACGCAAGCTCATAGAGCTGTTCCCCATCCAGACCGAGCCCGGCAATGCCTATCAGCTCCTGGCCCAAGCGCACCGAGCGCTCAAAGAAACAGCTGAGGAAAAGGAGGTTCTGACGGCCTGGTCCAAGATCGATGCCCACGCTGCGGATGCCTATTTGCGACTGATGGAGCTGGCGGAGAAGGACCGTAACTGGTCGGTCGTGTTTGACAATGTCCGTCGCTACCTGGCAGTTAACCCCCTTTCCCACCAAGCCTATGCCTACTGGGGCCGCGCCGCCGAGGCAACTCTCCAGCCGGCGATCGCCGTCCAGGCTTATCAGACTTTGCTGCGGTTGGATCCTCCCGATCCCGCAGGCACGCATTTCCGACTGGCCAAGCTTTTCCACGATCAGGGGAGTGTGGCAGCAAAACGCCACCTACTTCAGGCGCTGGAGGAGGCCCCCCGATTTCGTGAGGCGCATGAGCTGCTCCTAAAGCTCAATGCGCGCTCCGAGAATCCACCACCCGCTAAGCCTTGATGGATGAAGATCATAAAAGCCGGGTCCAGCACCCTGACTACGACTCCCGTTATGCGGTGGCGTTGATCGCCGCGCTGCTGGGATTCTTGCTCACCAGCCTCGGATCCGGGTCCGTTGAGGCATCCGAGCGACCGGACCGCAAAGGAACTCCAGACTGGGATCTTCCGCTTGGGTTCGAGTCCGATGTTTTCCTCTTCCGCCGAATCAAGTACCGTTCCGCTCGATCCTACGGACCCTGGGGCTATGACAAATGGGCCATCGATTATCCGGATGCGGAGATCAACATGTCTTACCGCATGCAACAGCTCACTTCGATCCGAACACATCCCGACGGCGATCTGATTACACTGCGTGACCCCCTCCTCTTTGACAGTCCGTTTATCTATGTTGCAGAGCCGGGTGACCTGGTGCTGGAGGACGATGAGGTCGACCAGTTGCGCAACTACTTGACCAATGGAGGTTTTCTTCTGGCTGATGACTTCTGGGGAGATCGTGAATGGTATAATTTTGAGGAACAGCTCCGACGCGTGTTTCCCGATCGGAAGATCGTCGATCTCCCGCTGGACCACCAGGTTTTTAACTGCGTGTTTCGTCTGAATGCCTTTCCTC contains:
- a CDS encoding tetratricopeptide repeat protein — translated: MARSRRITSKAIALGWAWLAVTVSASAADLTQSRDVFQRGDYQKAISLCQEALKTDTGEEDWPLLLTESLLTLGQYSNAQAIITRALEQFPFSLRTKLLAREVSLYNGDGTKAREYLEEMAGLANRRQWAYRDAQSLVALGKAALLMGVDPKKVLENTFDRAKKADPNLRDAHAASVQVALDKSDFDLAAKLATEALKKFPKDPDFHYARAQALAGSDRKAMLESLSSALEINENHVPSYLLIADHMIDAEEYEEAESKISRALEVNPHHPLAWAYRAVMAHLKNELAQEADHRKKALAHYTNNPAVDYLIGRKLSQKYRFTEGAAYQRRALAFDPEFTSAKSQLAQDLLRLGEDQEGWTLAEQVHQEDGYDVVAYNLANLKDTMNQFATLTNQFFTVRMGASEAPIYGDRVMALLTRAHTNLSQKYGIELQTPTFVEIFPDQKDFAVRTFGMPGGAGYLGVCFGRVITANSPATQAGRAASWESVLWHEFAHVVTLQMTKNKMPRWLSEGISVYEEQQSNPAWGQAMTPRYREMILGDDLVKIGELSGAFLAPPSGEHLMFAYYQSSLVVRYLVENFGFESLLKILRDLKLGVPINDAIARHTTALDKLETNFATFARKLATELAPGLEWEKPEAEDLVSKDGEPAEWLRKNPKNYYALLHSARADLKNKQWKKAQEPLRKLIELFPIQTEPGNAYQLLAQAHRALKETAEEKEVLTAWSKIDAHAADAYLRLMELAEKDRNWSVVFDNVRRYLAVNPLSHQAYAYWGRAAEATLQPAIAVQAYQTLLRLDPPDPAGTHFRLAKLFHDQGSVAAKRHLLQALEEAPRFREAHELLLKLNARSENPPPAKP
- a CDS encoding DUF4159 domain-containing protein — translated: MDEDHKSRVQHPDYDSRYAVALIAALLGFLLTSLGSGSVEASERPDRKGTPDWDLPLGFESDVFLFRRIKYRSARSYGPWGYDKWAIDYPDAEINMSYRMQQLTSIRTHPDGDLITLRDPLLFDSPFIYVAEPGDLVLEDDEVDQLRNYLTNGGFLLADDFWGDREWYNFEEQLRRVFPDRKIVDLPLDHQVFNCVFRLNAFPQVPNVRTGHYSQWTGITWEEDKMPGAKDPHYRAIFDELGRMMVMICHNTDNGDGWEQEGASEYFFKEFSEKQSYPLGINILFYALTH